A segment of the Terriglobia bacterium genome:
TCCTGTCGTCAGGGTGCTCTGTGGAATCAGGAGCCCATGACGGAAGAAGTCGAGCGCCGCCGGGATGTAGTATCCGGCTTCATCCCAGAAATAGGGCAAGCGCAAAAAAGGGAAATGCGCCAGCGCTACGGCGCCGAAAACTCCGATGAAATACAGGCCCGACTTGAATCCGACGTTCGCTGGGGTTTTCTCCATGTGAAGTGGCATGTTACAACGAACAGCATGCCGCGTGTTTCGAAATCGCCCGATATTGCGCAACCTGCGCGTATTGTCACAGGAAGCCACCACGGATTACCATAAACAGCTTGAGGATTGTGCCCGAGATGCGGTGATGCAGGGCCATGACTGCGCTCCCCGGCCGCTCCGGGATGAATCCCGGTCGCTCTTGCAAATTAGGCAGAGGAAGTTGGAGGCGAGGAATGATCCGGATTTATACGCGGTGCTGGTGTGAAGATTCCGCCGAAGCGAAAAAATTTCTCGAGCAGCGTCATGTGCCCTTCGAAGAGATCGACATTGAGAAGGACCCCAAGGCCTGCGAATTCGTCATGAGTGTAAATGAAGGCAAACAGCGGACCCCGACGTTCGAAATTGATGGCCGGACGTTCCACTGCTCGCCGTTTGATGAGCGGAAGCTTGCGCGGGAATTAAAGCTCGAAAGATGATCGACGGGTTGCCGGCCATCTTGCTGTGCCGGTTGGTTCAGTCAAGCTAAAGAAAACGCGCAAAAGAGAATGCGAATGCTGAAGGGGGAGTGATGAAATACCGGAAGTTCGGAAGGACGGGCTGGGCGGTCAGTGAGATGGGATACGGCATGTGGGGAATGGCGGGCTGGACGGGTTCAGACGACGAAGAATCGCTCGGCTCCCTCCAGCATGCGGTGGACCTGGGCTGCAACTTCTTTGATACAGCCTGGGCGTACGGCGATGGCCGCAGTGAAGCACTGTTGGGCAGGATCGTCCGTGCCAATCCTGGCAAGAAGCTTTATACCGCGACGAAGATTCCGCCGAAGAACCTGCAGTGGCCCAGCCGGCGCGAGTACACGCTCGATGACTGTTTTCCGCCCGATCACATCGAAGAATACACGCACAGCAGCATGAAGAATGCCGGGCTTGAAAGTTTTGACCTGATGCAGTTCCACACCTGGGAAGATTCCTGGGTGGCGGATGACCGGTGGTCGAAAACGATGGACGATTTGCGGCGGCAAGGGCTTATCCGCGCGGTCGGGATCAGCATCAATCGTTGGGAGCCGTGGAACGGAGTGCGCGCCGTAAGGAGCGGCCTAGTGGATGCCGTGCAAGTCATCTACAACATCTTTGACCAGAATCCCGAGGATGAGCTTTTCCCAGCATGCCGAGAGATGGACGTCGCGGTGATAGCGAGGGTCCCGTTTGACGAGGGCACGCTGACGGGCGCCCTGACGCTCGATAGCAAATGGCCCAAGGATGACTGGCGCAACACCTATTTTGTTCCGGAGAACCTGAAGAGCAGCGTGGAACATGTTGAGGCGCTGAAGCCGCTGGCGCCCCGAGGAATGACCATGCCGGAAATGGCGCTGCGCTTTATCCTGGGCAATCCCACAGTCAGCACCATTATTCCAGGAATGCGGAAACTTCGACACGTTGAGTCGAACATCGCCGCCAGCGACGCCGGCGCGCTGCCTCCAGAACTCCAGGCGCAACTGGCCAGGCACCGCTGGGTTCGGCAGGTTACCGAATGGTCGCAGTAATGCAAGCGCGGAAAATCGCTTGCTGTATCCCTCCGGTGAAGAGTAATTTAAGTGAAGGGCCAACGAGTCGAGGGGAGCAGTTCAGAGCGTGCCAGGTCGCGTGCGCCACGCTCTGCGACAGGGCTTCTCCGGCTGAAATTTCGGCTTCAAAGTAGTGGTAAAGGAAGGAGGCTGTGTATGAACTTTTTCAAGACACGAAACTTCTGGGCGGCGGCAATCACTGTTTGCTTCCTCGTCCCTCTCTTGCACGCCGACAGTATAAAGTTCAAGAACGGCCAGACCGTCCAAGGCAAATACCTGGGTGGCACGGACTCTCAAGTGACCTTCTACACGAACAATCAGCTCATGCACTATGCGATTGCTGATATCGATTCTATAGTATTCGGCGGGCCTGCGGCTACTCCCTCGGCGGCAGCGCCCGCGGTCGCGCCCGCTCCTGTCATTAAGGAAGCTGCAGCACCCGCTCAAACGGCCAGCACGACATCCGGCGCGAACGTTCTGGTTCCTGCCGGGACGCACATCGTGGTGCGGATGATTGATGGTATCAATTCGGACCAGAACAAGGTCGGCGACACTTTTCAGGCAAGCCTCGAAGATCCGCTCATCGTAGACTCCACGCAAGTTGCGGCCAAAGGGACCACGGTTTATGGGAAGCTGGAGCAGGTGAAATCAGCGGGACGCATCCAGGGGCAATCTGAGCTTCGCCTGGTGCTTACTGGCATCATGTTGAATGGCTCAACCCACAACATCGTGACAGGTGATTATGAGGTTCAAGGAAGCTCTCGCGGCCACCAGACGGCCAAGCGGGCCGGGATTGGCGCGCTGGCCGGCGGGGTGATCGGGGCCATTGCTGGCGGCGGCAAAGGAGCCGCCATCGGCGCGGGTGTCGGCGCAGGCGCCGGCACAGCCGTTTCCGTAATGACGCACGGCCAGCAGGTCCACGTCCCGAGTGAAACTGTCCTGGACTTTACCTTGGAGCAGCCTGTGCAGCTCCCGATTTCGAATGGCTAGTCTCGCCCATCTGCCGTTGCGCCGGCCTGCGCAAGAGAGCCGATAGATTCTGAATCCGATGTCCTGAAAAGAGGCCCAGGTACGCCCATTCTCTCTCCAGCCTAACTGTCTCTGTTGGTTCTGCAATGAAGCCCGCTCTGCGCCCGATCGGCCCTTTAGGGTACTCATGGTGTTGACGCCTGTGAAATCCAGAAGCTACAATGAACGGTTTGACCCGCTGAAGGAATTTATATTAGAGGACCATGGATAAGCGGAAAGTCGAACACTATCGGAAGCAGTTGCTGGCCAAGCAGGAAGAAATTCGCCGAATGGTTGTCAGGTCAGACCATGACGGCCGCGAGGCAGACATCGAGATCACACAGGACCTTGCCGACCGCGCGGCGAATTCGTACACCAAAGAATTTCTTTTCCATCAAAGCAACGATAACCGGCGGATATTGCAGCTTATCCAGGAAGCCCTCCGGCGGGCCGATGATGGCTCGTACGGGTTTTGCGTGGAATGCCAGAAGGACGTCCAGATCAAGCGCCTGGATGCTGTTCCATGGGCCCGCCACTGCATTGAATGTCAGGAAAAGCAGGAGAAGGGCCTGCTGTAACGGCCTGCAGTCCACGGCGAGCGAGGATCGCTTTCATTTCGTGTTTGCCTTCCATTCCGCATCGGCGTCGCATTGTTCAAGAACTGATCGACGGTCTCTTCGCAGTTGTTTTCCCCACAACGTGCTCCATCTGCAGCGGTGAAGTTGCTGATGCCGGCGGCCTGGGTGTGTGCCGCAAGTGCTGGTCCGGGGTAGAGCCTTGGGAAGGAATCTCGTGTGAGCGGTGCGGGCTTCCCATCGCGTCCGAGCGGGCCGCCGACGCTGCCCAGGTGCTTTGCGGCGCCTGCGTCGCCAACGGTCCTCCTTTCGATCTTGCCCGCGCTTTTGGAGTTTATCGCGGAAACCTCCGGTTGCTGATCCTCCAGTTGAAGTTCCGGCGCCGGGAGAGTCTGGGCAGAAGGTTGGGCGCGCTGCTTGCAGATGCCTGCGTAAAGATTCCTGGCGCAATCAACGGCGAATCTCGGCTCATCGTTCCGGTTCCGCTCTTCCATTCCCGCGAGCGTGAGCGTGGATACAACCAGGCCCGTCTGCTGGCAGAGGGATTAAAGCACAGTCTCCATCGAACACCGGCAGGAAAGAGGCTGGCAGTCGCCACCGGGATGCTGGTTCGCACTCGCGCGACGCTCCCCCAGGCCGGCCTGGGATTCCAGGCCCGCAGCGAAAACGTTCGCAACGCCTTTGCGGTGGCGAAGCCGGAGCTGATAACAGGCCGTCAGGTAATTCTGGTGGACGACGTGATGACCACAGGCGCCACGCTGTCGGCCTGCGCGTCCGTGCTAAAGAAGCAGGGCGCTGCAAAAGTCTATGCCGTGGCGATGGCGCGTGCGACGCCACAATTCCCGGACACGACAGGCTTACCCCAGCCGGGAGGTGTTGACGAAGCTGGCCGTGACTGGACATAATGATCTTCTTGCTGAGAGGGGTTGTAACCCCTTGAGAGGTTATGGGTATGGCGGCCGCCAGTGAAAGCCTGTTGCAGGCGCCTGTTCTCGTGCTGAACGCGACCTATGAGCCCATCAACGTGACTGCGGCCAGGCGCGCCATTGTGCTTGTCCTCAAAGGCAACGCGATTACCGAGGAAGAGAACGGCGGCTATCTGCACTCGGCGCGGGTTGAGTTCCGGATACCTTCCGTTATCCGGCTCACCGAGTTCCGGCGTATTCCCCATCAGTCGCGTCCGCTTTCGCGCAAGAACATTCTGATTCGTGACCGCTACACGTGCCAGTTCTGCTGCAAAATTTTGCCGGCTGCCGAATTGACCCTCGATCACATCATCCCGCGATCCAGGGGCGGCCACTCCGACTGGGACAATCTTGTGGCCTGCTGCCACACCTGTAACAGCCGGAAGGGTGATCGGTTGCCTGAAGAGGCGGGGCTCACATTGCGACGCCAGCCGCGGCCCTTCACGCTGCACACCAGCCGCCACATCATGCGGATGCTCGGCCGCGCAGACCAGCGCTGGCGGAAGTATCTCTTTTACTGACGCGCCAGCCACAGGCGCTTCGGAATCTCATTTCCTCTGTCGTCCCCTGGTGGTATCCGCTCACCTCGACCGCGGACGTTGAAGTGCGGTCCGGGCTTTCTTATTTCATTGTACTGTCGGGCACCGAAGGAAAAAATCGGACGGATGAATCCGGATGGAGGGAGCGGGGACCTGTCTACGTTTCGCTGGAGGCAGCATTCGTCAGGTAATCCAGCAGCCGAACCATGGCAAGTGTATCCAGGCTGCAGTATTCCAGCAGAGCGTTGCGAAGCCTTGCCTTTTCCTGCTGGCTCACCTGGCCGCGGACCATTTTCTCCCAAGTCAGCCCGGCCTCCTCGCCGTCCGCCACTTGCATTCCGGCATACGTCATATCAGGAATCAGCGCCGGTAAAACGTGCTTGAGGGAAAACGAACCCCTGAAACGTGGATGATAGACATGCTTTCGGACGGCATCCAGCAGGTCCCAGAGCCTTGCCTGGACCTGGCCAATCCGGCCGGCGTATTCAGGAACCCAACGGGCGAGGTCCTCCAGGCGCTGGGATTCGAAGGTACGGTTATAGACGACGATGTGGCCGTCCCGTCCAATGATTCCCAGCAGTGAATCGAGGAATAGCAATCTGGGATCGCTCTCGTCCTCGGCAAGGAATTCGTGATGCTCCGGCGGGCCGTCAGCCGTTTCTCTGGTGTGAACAGACCACTGGAAGGGAATCGGGTCGTAAGGCCGCATGCCGGCGAATCGCGGCAGGGCCGGATTCACCGTTTCGAAATCCATAAAGTGGAGTGGATACTCTAATTGGCCAATCGCTTCTTTCAAGCCTTCGGCGAACCATGGCGCGCCGGTCTGGACACAATGGCAGGCGCGGCGTTGCCGCGCGCTGAGGGGGAAATCTGCAGGAATCTCATGGACGGAAGTGATGCCCCTGGCGGCCAGTTGATTGAGCCGCGTTGCTGAGATGGCGGGCAGCAATTGGACGTGGTCATCCGGTAACTCGGGATTGCAGTGGTCGTAAAATTCGCACCGAATGGGATCTTCACAGTGACGGCCCGGCGCAATTTCCGGAGGATCGGGCCGGGAAAGGACCGCGCGCTGCTGCCTGATCAGTTCCGGCAGTTTCGCTCGCAACTTCTCCACTTCCGGCCCCATGTTCCGAATCGTGAAGAGCCTTTCGAGGTCATACTTCTGCCCGTCATAGACATATTCCCGATTCACGTGCATGAGGCAGGGACTAATCTCCAGGCGGGAAGCGTTCAGGACGTATTGCTGGATGCTGACGTCGTAAGGGTGGTGTTTCTTAATCTCGGTCGAGGCTTTCACTTCCACCAGGCGCCATCCGCCTTGCGGCCCTCGTGCCAGAATATCCGTCCGGACAACAATATCGTCCTGCCTGAAGGTTCCCTCAAAGATGGTTTTGACGTCCCGGTCGGCGATGAGTTGCGCAGTCCGCGTGACAGCTTCGGGAAGATTTAGTTTGTCTGCCTCGACCAGTACGCCACCGGGGAATGCCTCTCTCGCCAATTCGCCGACCTGCTGCCCCTGTTGGAGGGTGGCCAACGCAGACTCCTCCGGCTGGGCAGCGAGCTCAGGACGATGCACCTGAAAATACAGGCGCTTCAGGCACTGGACGCCGGCCATGAATCTGGATTTCGAGAGCCTGACGGCGGAGTGATCGTTGGACGGCATGACTACTGAGGATTACAAAATATGGTGACAAGATCGTTTGAAGCGCCGCCGTCCCGGCGGCAATTTTCAGGGCTGGTCCCGCTTGGCGAGACCGGCGCTACGGAATTCCTTAAGAGACGCGCCACTCTGTCAGGCTGATTCGCATATCGCGTTACCGAAGCTCTTTTCTAAATAGACGCCGCGCACCGGCTCCCCGCCTCCGGCCATGCTAGAAGTAGAACTTGGCCGCCAACTGGATAATTCGCGGATCGCGCGCCGAAAGCACACGGCCGAAATTCACCGACGAGACGTTGCCGCTGGGGTTATTGAACTGGGTGTGATTGAAGATATTGAAAAATTCAAATCGCAGTTCCACTTTGGTGGATTCGGTAATCTTCGTGTCTTTGTATATTCCAAGGTCAGTATTATTGATGCCAGGACCGTGGAAGAAGTTGCGCCCCGCGTTACCGAGGATTCCCGGCGTTTCGGGTGCGAAACTATTGGGGTCAAAGTAATAGTGGTCTTGAGAGCCCAGGCCGAGAGCATTGTCGGTGTACGAACTGGACCGTGGATCGACCTTAGTTACAGAACCGAGCACGTTCGGGCGGTCAGGGCAGCCATAGAAGCTGACTGAAGAGTAGCAGATGAACGATCCGTTGCTTGAGTCTGAAAGCCCGACCGGAAACCCTGCCTGGAACGTCGTGGCGCCAGCAAACCTCCAGCCGTCGGTGATTGCGCTTGGAATTTTGTTGAAGGATCCAAATCGCCGGATGCTTGGCACTTCATAGCCGTAGCTGACGACAAATCGCTGTCTCGCGTCATAGGAAGAATCGCCGTAGTTTGAATGTAAATTGAAAGGATTGGGTTCTCCAAATCCTCCAACATTCTCGAAGCTAGAACTCGTATCAAGCGAGTGCGACCAGGCGTAAGTGGCCAGGAAAGTGAGGCCGTGGGTGGCGCGCTTGTTCAAGGTAATTTGGAGCGAATTGTAGTTTGAGTTTGAGTCCGTTGCCTGCTGCCCGACTGATCCGAAAACGGTGGGATCGTACCTGAAGGGAACACCGAACGGATAATAAGAGCCAAGTTGGAAGGCGTTGCATCCGGGGATCGCTGCGCAGGCAGGATTGACGCCCGGGGCTTGGCCGGCGGGATTCAGTTCGTACGCCGTCTCAAGATGTCGCCCTTGATGGCCGACATAGGCCGCCGTCAGGATCGTCTGGCTTGGCAGTTCGCGTTCAATATTGAAATTATAGTTGTACGCAGCCTGCGTCCGGAGGTTGGGATCCATCACATTCAGCCGCATTGGCTCATAGGGGAGGAAATCAACGGTTGTACTTCCGGGCTTTGGGGGTGCGAAGGGGAACGCATTCGGAATCACAATGCTTCCATCGGCGCTTGCGTAAGGATTGCCGAAGTTCGGTACCGCGGTCAGGGAGACGCCATAGTCAGTCAGCGAGAACGGAGGAGCCTGCAGATTCTCTAGTGTGAGCTCCTCTTCAGACTGATTGTAATAAATTCCGAATCCTGCGCGAATGCTCGTTTTTCGTGACTTGCCGGGGCTCCACGCAAAGCCAATCCGTGGTCCGAAGTCATGGTAGTGGGTATGATAAGTGGATGTTGTAATTCCGCTATCGCCGGGAAACAACAAACCTTCCGGGGCCGTAGGGAAGACTGTCGATTGCTGGCCTGGACGGAAAGCGTTGACAGCCACGCCGTCATTGTAAATGTCCTTAATCGGCGTATTGATCTGCCAACCCAATCCATAGGTGACGGTTAGATCGGGCCGGACTCTCCATTCGTCCTGGGCATATGAATAGTACGCCTGGACCCGTGCGTCGATGAACCCCCCGCTGGTTTGCTCATAGAAGTCTGACGCTCCCAGCAGAAAATCCGCTGATGGATTCCCTGTTGTGAATGGGAAGCCTGCCGGGGCGGAAAAGTCATAGTAGCCGTTGTTGATGAACCCAAATGGGTTTTCTACTGCCGAGCGCCGCATATCAAAGCCGAACTTCAGGGTGTGGTTTCCTTTAATCCAAGAGAAGTTGTCCGTCACCTGGAAGGTCTGATCGATGCGCGGTTGTGGACCATCGACGCTGAACCCAAAAGCACATTGCGCCGTGTCTGACTTGAGACCAGTAATGTCGATGCAAGGCACGCCAGCTCCCGAGGTGAGTTGCGGACTGATTCCGGTGAAGCCCACCGAGGAGGGCTGAGTCGGGGTGATGGGGAAGGCGCTTGGGTAATTCAGCCGGTTGTATCCAACTCGGGCTTCATTCAGCATATTGCCGCTGAAGACGTGGGCCCAATTGAGGTTCATATTGTTAATCTTGGAGTTATCCGATTCCCCGAAGCCGGGCAGGCTTCCGCCCTCGAAGGACTCGTCAGACAGGGAAGTTTCTGGCTCGATGAGCCAATAGCCAAAAATCGAGTCGTTGGCGCCAAAATCCTGGTCGATTCGAGTGATGTATTGGTTAATATTGTTGACAGAGATGGGATTCCAGGAGAACTCCGTGGGGCCGAAGTTCGGGAGGGGCATGTACTTGTTGACCAAACCCATTGCCACGGGGTCTATATCCGCGGTTGGGATGTGCCCGGTCGGAAACAGCGTCGAATAAGGTGTCCCCGCCGGGTAGGTGTTACCGTCTTCACCGGCCAGCGGGGCGGCCGAGAACCCCGACGATGTCGCCAGGTCCGGGAACACGCCGTTGCGCTGGCCCTGTGTTAGTACGGTTGTGGTACCGCCTGCGAAGCCACGGCCCGGCGCCACAGGTTCGCGGTTCTTGGTTCCTTGGTAAGAGAAGAAAAAGAAGGTATGGTCCTTCCACAGAGGCCCGCCGAGGGTACCGCCGTACTGATTCTGGTGGAACAGAGCGTGTTCCGGCAGGAAGAAATTGCGAGCGTTCAGGAAGGGGTCGCGGTAGAACTCGAAGGCGTCACCGTGGAATGCATTCGATCCTGACTTGGTGACCGCGTTCATGATGGCCCCACCGTTCCGGCCATATTCCGGATTAATCGTGCTGGTGATCATGCGAACTTCGGCGATTGCGTCGGGACTCGGAATCACCAACGGTGTGTTCAGTGGTAAATCGTTTGCATCGTTCCCGTTGATCAAAAAATCGTTGGACTGCGAACGGGAGCCATTCGTAGGAAAATTGAAATCAAAATCAATGGCTGCCACAACCCCTGGAAGCGTCTGCTGCAGGCTAATCCAGTTGCGTCCGTTCAGAGGAATATCCACAATCGCATTACCCGTAATGGTAGCTCCAAGCTGCATGCTTGTCGTCTGAACCTGGGCCGGTTCCGCTTTTACGGTGATCTCTTGGGTCACTGCTCCAATTTCCATCTGTATCCGGAGCACGTAAATCTGGTTCAAAGACAACTCGACCTGCTCCGCGGTAAACTTCTTAAACCCGCTCCTCTCGGCCGTGACCGTATACACTCCGGGAGCAGGAAGGCTCAAAAAGGCAAAGGAGCCGTCAGACGAACTACTCACCTTCTTACTGACCCCCGTGGCGACGTTTGTGGCGGTGATCGCCACGCCCTTAACCACGGCTCCAGATGGATCTGTGACCGTGCCCTGGATCCTGGCGTTTACATCGGCGAATGCCGCTTGCGGGGACAGAGTCAGCAAAACCGCGAATGAAGATAAGACTGCCAAGATTATTCCCCGGCGCAAAGCACTTCTAAGCGCATGGAAAGTAACGGATGTTTCCATCTTGCCATGCCTCCTTCTCTCCTGAATTTGTTGAGCTGAGAATTTCGCCTGCCCAGGCGGTTGCAAAGGCGGCTCTCTGGATGATGAAGCGAGGTTCAGATGTATCCGCCACGAAGGGACCGAATTCGATACCGAGTGAGCTGAAAATTAATGGCACTTCACAATCGAGATTCCTGACCGGAACGGTTTCTTCGGGCCAGCGAATCGCCCGCACCAATGGCTTCATGCGCGGGTGGCCTGCCTGGTACACTTTCAGGGACCGAAAGTGCGAAACCGGGGTCATGAGAGTCTTCCTCGTTGCCAAGCATGCTAACGGGTGGTGGAAGGTCTGGTATGGATTCGACGGAGAGGGTGATCCTGCGTGCGAGTTTCCAGACAACTTCCCACGACGATTCGATAGTAATCTATCGGCACCGGCCGGAATCTGCTGTAATCCTGATCACCACACACGGTAATAAAATTCAAAGTCCCTATCGGCAACGGTAACACAGCGGACAACCTCGACACAAGATTGTATCAGGTGAAAGCCTGGTTAACAAGAAAGTAATGATTATGAGAGGGATAAGAGGAAATTCATTATGCCGAATCAGTACCCTCGGACTCACTCCAACAGCAGTCCGTGGAGGGTTGGTGTGCCGAAACGGATCCAGCCAGGAAACAACTTGAATAGCCGCAGTCGGAACTCCAAATAAGGTGTGCGTTCCGGTATACTACTGCAAAGATCCGGACTGGATTATGGGCTAGCTCCGGCGGGCATCAATCTTCCGGGCAATCTTGCGCGTCAACTGGGAGACCGCCGCACGTTCCACCAGGCGTGGCTCGATCCAGCGGGACCGCTCTTCAGGCGCGTTTCCTGGAAGAAAGCCTTTGTAGACAAAGACTTGGATGGATCGATAGGTAATGTGGTGCCGAAGCTCGTATGAGGGTCCTCTTAATGAAGGGGTGGCGCCCAGCAAGCTGTTCAATTTTTCCCTAAGGAGCCTCAGAGCTTCGAGGCTGGATTTTCCTAGGGCGGAAGGGAAATTCCACAGGTCGTCCAGCAGGCCGTCATCGAGACCGCGGACCAGCATAACCCGTCGATTTTTATGAAGAATAGCAACCGCCATGTGCCACTCTTCAGCTTTTCGGCGGAGCTTGGCATCAGGAAAAGTTTCTGGTCTGCGAACCTTGAACCCCCTGCACCACCGCTGCACCGGGCATATGGAACACCGCGGCGACCGTGGCAGGCAGATGGTTTGCCCTAACTCCATCATAGCTTGGTTGAAATTGCCGGGACTCCGCCGGGACAAGAGCAGGACGAGCCCCTTCTCGACTTTCCGGCGAAATTCTGGTTGAGGCAGGCTGCCGCGGAGCGCCAGCACTCTCGCCATTACCCGTGCCACATTCCCGTCGAGCACCGCAAAGGGCTGGTTGTAGGCGATGCTCAGCACTGCCCGCGCCGTGTAATCGCCCACTCCGGGAAGGGTCCGTGCTTGCGCCATTTCCGCAGGAAATTGCCCTTGATGCTTTTCCATCAGCTCTTGTGCCGCCCGGTGCAGATTGCGGGCGCGACGATAATAGCCCAGGCCTGACCAGAGTTCCAGGACCCGTTCCAGCGGTGCTCTTGCCAGATGCTCAACGCTGGGGAATTCGCGAAGAAATCGTTGGTAAAAAGGAATGACGGTTTCGATCTGCGTCTGCTGGAGCATCACCTCTGACAGCCAAACCATGTAGGGAGACCTGGACGTGCGCCACGGAAGGGCTCGGGACTGGCGCCGGTACCAGCGCAGCAGAGAACGTCGAGCGGCAGCGGCGTGGGCGGAGGAAAGCGGTTCCATGGCAGGCGGCTATTTCAGGCGGTGTTTTGAGTGCCGGTCGCGCACTGATGACCGTACAATCTCGACTGCAGTGCCGGGCGCGTAATACCCCGGCGGGGCCTGTATTCCCATCAATCCGTGCCGGACCACCTGGACGCGCACGTTATGGAAGCGGCCGTCTTGCTTCGAGTCAGTTGGATTGTACCCCAGCACGTAATAAGCGGGGGGCAGGGGAATGGCCGCTCCGAATGCGGATTCCAGGTCGTCCTTGTTGCCGATAAATTTGCCGCCGGTCATGGTGGAGAGGTCCAGAAGAACGTCGGCGGCCATCGACGCTCGGTCCGCCATCATCTGGTTTTTTGCGGCCACAATGGATTCCCGCTCTTCGTCCAGCCTGCGATTTTGTGTCGGGGCGGGCGTTGGAAGCTGCCTGATCAGGCCGGTGACGTCCACGGTGCTGATGATGATGTGCAGGCGTGTTGCCCGCCGCGCCAGCAGGTCCACCTCCCTCGCCTCGGAGCCGGCCAGAAACCCGGGAGACGCCACAATGATGCTGCGCGGGTCCGGCAGCGCGGAAACCCGAGCGATCAGGCCATTCAACCCGTCCAGGGTCTTCCGGGACTGGATTTCGCTTTCAGCAATCACCTGCCTGGCGCGGGCGTTGATGCTTGCGGTCATCT
Coding sequences within it:
- a CDS encoding TraR/DksA family transcriptional regulator; the encoded protein is MDKRKVEHYRKQLLAKQEEIRRMVVRSDHDGREADIEITQDLADRAANSYTKEFLFHQSNDNRRILQLIQEALRRADDGSYGFCVECQKDVQIKRLDAVPWARHCIECQEKQEKGLL
- a CDS encoding glutaredoxin domain-containing protein, with translation MIRIYTRCWCEDSAEAKKFLEQRHVPFEEIDIEKDPKACEFVMSVNEGKQRTPTFEIDGRTFHCSPFDERKLARELKLER
- a CDS encoding DUF2779 domain-containing protein; amino-acid sequence: MPSNDHSAVRLSKSRFMAGVQCLKRLYFQVHRPELAAQPEESALATLQQGQQVGELAREAFPGGVLVEADKLNLPEAVTRTAQLIADRDVKTIFEGTFRQDDIVVRTDILARGPQGGWRLVEVKASTEIKKHHPYDVSIQQYVLNASRLEISPCLMHVNREYVYDGQKYDLERLFTIRNMGPEVEKLRAKLPELIRQQRAVLSRPDPPEIAPGRHCEDPIRCEFYDHCNPELPDDHVQLLPAISATRLNQLAARGITSVHEIPADFPLSARQRRACHCVQTGAPWFAEGLKEAIGQLEYPLHFMDFETVNPALPRFAGMRPYDPIPFQWSVHTRETADGPPEHHEFLAEDESDPRLLFLDSLLGIIGRDGHIVVYNRTFESQRLEDLARWVPEYAGRIGQVQARLWDLLDAVRKHVYHPRFRGSFSLKHVLPALIPDMTYAGMQVADGEEAGLTWEKMVRGQVSQQEKARLRNALLEYCSLDTLAMVRLLDYLTNAASSET
- a CDS encoding HNH endonuclease, translating into MAAASESLLQAPVLVLNATYEPINVTAARRAIVLVLKGNAITEEENGGYLHSARVEFRIPSVIRLTEFRRIPHQSRPLSRKNILIRDRYTCQFCCKILPAAELTLDHIIPRSRGGHSDWDNLVACCHTCNSRKGDRLPEEAGLTLRRQPRPFTLHTSRHIMRMLGRADQRWRKYLFY
- a CDS encoding ComF family protein; the protein is MPSIPHRRRIVQELIDGLFAVVFPTTCSICSGEVADAGGLGVCRKCWSGVEPWEGISCERCGLPIASERAADAAQVLCGACVANGPPFDLARAFGVYRGNLRLLILQLKFRRRESLGRRLGALLADACVKIPGAINGESRLIVPVPLFHSRERERGYNQARLLAEGLKHSLHRTPAGKRLAVATGMLVRTRATLPQAGLGFQARSENVRNAFAVAKPELITGRQVILVDDVMTTGATLSACASVLKKQGAAKVYAVAMARATPQFPDTTGLPQPGGVDEAGRDWT
- a CDS encoding carboxypeptidase-like regulatory domain-containing protein, yielding MAVLSSFAVLLTLSPQAAFADVNARIQGTVTDPSGAVVKGVAITATNVATGVSKKVSSSSDGSFAFLSLPAPGVYTVTAERSGFKKFTAEQVELSLNQIYVLRIQMEIGAVTQEITVKAEPAQVQTTSMQLGATITGNAIVDIPLNGRNWISLQQTLPGVVAAIDFDFNFPTNGSRSQSNDFLINGNDANDLPLNTPLVIPSPDAIAEVRMITSTINPEYGRNGGAIMNAVTKSGSNAFHGDAFEFYRDPFLNARNFFLPEHALFHQNQYGGTLGGPLWKDHTFFFFSYQGTKNREPVAPGRGFAGGTTTVLTQGQRNGVFPDLATSSGFSAAPLAGEDGNTYPAGTPYSTLFPTGHIPTADIDPVAMGLVNKYMPLPNFGPTEFSWNPISVNNINQYITRIDQDFGANDSIFGYWLIEPETSLSDESFEGGSLPGFGESDNSKINNMNLNWAHVFSGNMLNEARVGYNRLNYPSAFPITPTQPSSVGFTGISPQLTSGAGVPCIDITGLKSDTAQCAFGFSVDGPQPRIDQTFQVTDNFSWIKGNHTLKFGFDMRRSAVENPFGFINNGYYDFSAPAGFPFTTGNPSADFLLGASDFYEQTSGGFIDARVQAYYSYAQDEWRVRPDLTVTYGLGWQINTPIKDIYNDGVAVNAFRPGQQSTVFPTAPEGLLFPGDSGITTSTYHTHYHDFGPRIGFAWSPGKSRKTSIRAGFGIYYNQSEEELTLENLQAPPFSLTDYGVSLTAVPNFGNPYASADGSIVIPNAFPFAPPKPGSTTVDFLPYEPMRLNVMDPNLRTQAAYNYNFNIERELPSQTILTAAYVGHQGRHLETAYELNPAGQAPGVNPACAAIPGCNAFQLGSYYPFGVPFRYDPTVFGSVGQQATDSNSNYNSLQITLNKRATHGLTFLATYAWSHSLDTSSSFENVGGFGEPNPFNLHSNYGDSSYDARQRFVVSYGYEVPSIRRFGSFNKIPSAITDGWRFAGATTFQAGFPVGLSDSSNGSFICYSSVSFYGCPDRPNVLGSVTKVDPRSSSYTDNALGLGSQDHYYFDPNSFAPETPGILGNAGRNFFHGPGINNTDLGIYKDTKITESTKVELRFEFFNIFNHTQFNNPSGNVSSVNFGRVLSARDPRIIQLAAKFYF
- a CDS encoding YMGG-like glycine zipper-containing protein, whose product is MNFFKTRNFWAAAITVCFLVPLLHADSIKFKNGQTVQGKYLGGTDSQVTFYTNNQLMHYAIADIDSIVFGGPAATPSAAAPAVAPAPVIKEAAAPAQTASTTSGANVLVPAGTHIVVRMIDGINSDQNKVGDTFQASLEDPLIVDSTQVAAKGTTVYGKLEQVKSAGRIQGQSELRLVLTGIMLNGSTHNIVTGDYEVQGSSRGHQTAKRAGIGALAGGVIGAIAGGGKGAAIGAGVGAGAGTAVSVMTHGQQVHVPSETVLDFTLEQPVQLPISNG
- a CDS encoding aldo/keto reductase; the encoded protein is MKYRKFGRTGWAVSEMGYGMWGMAGWTGSDDEESLGSLQHAVDLGCNFFDTAWAYGDGRSEALLGRIVRANPGKKLYTATKIPPKNLQWPSRREYTLDDCFPPDHIEEYTHSSMKNAGLESFDLMQFHTWEDSWVADDRWSKTMDDLRRQGLIRAVGISINRWEPWNGVRAVRSGLVDAVQVIYNIFDQNPEDELFPACREMDVAVIARVPFDEGTLTGALTLDSKWPKDDWRNTYFVPENLKSSVEHVEALKPLAPRGMTMPEMALRFILGNPTVSTIIPGMRKLRHVESNIAASDAGALPPELQAQLARHRWVRQVTEWSQ